The segment AAAACCTGGTTGTATGAACAGTTGCGCCTCAAAGCGCGGCTGTTCGAGTCACTGGTCAATGTTGGCCAGACCATCAACTCCATGCTGAACCTGGACGACGCGCTCACGGCAATCACGCGCCAGGCCTGCCAGTTGATGACGGGCAAAGTGGCGTCACTGCTTCTCCTCGATGACAGTGGAGAATGGCTCGACCTGCGGGCGAGCTGCGGCGCCGGCGCAAGCTACGTCAACAAACCACGGCTCAACGTCGCCGAAAGTCTGCTGGGCATTGTGGTACGGCGGAAAAAGCCGCTCCAGGTTGGGAACGTGCAAACTTCGAGCCGTTATCAAAACGTCGAGATCGCGCGGCGGGAAGGACTGATTTCGCTGTTGGGCGTGCCATTGGTGTTTGGGGGCCAGGCCATCGGCGCATTGAGCGTTTACACCGGTGTGCCGCATGTCTTTTCCAACGAGGAAATCCGCATCTTGTCCGCGCTGGCGGATTTGTCCGCCATCGCCATCGAAAAGGCCCGGCTGTACGAACGGATCGTCGATGTCGAGGAACAGATGCGGCAAAATGAGAAACTGTCCGCGCTCGGCCTGCTGGCGGCTGAAGTCGCCCACGAAATCCGCAACCCGCTCACGGTGATGAAAATGCTCTATCACTCATTGGATTTGAAATTCCCGCGAGGCGACCCGCGCGCGAAGGACGCCGCCATCATGGGCGAAAAAATGGAACACCTGAACAGAATCGTGGAACATATCCTCGATTTTGCCCGGACGGCGGAGCCAGAGCCCATGCCGGTGAATTTGAACGAGTTGATTGAGGAGCTTGGTTTGTTGACGAGGCACAAACTCACACAACAACACATTCGGCTACTCCACCGACTCGAGCCGAATCTGCCGCCAGCGATGGCGGACGCGGCGCAACTCGAACAAGCCTTCCTGAATCTGATTCTCAACGCGGTCGAGGCCATGCCCCGGGGAGGCAGGCTGACCATCGTCTCCCGCGCTCTTCGTCCGGCCGGTACCGACACCGGCCCCACACGAGTCATCGTCGAGTTCAAGGATACAGGTCACGGCATGACGAAGGAACAGCGCGAACGGGCGTTCGACTCTGTGCTGAACACGACAAAGCGGAAAGGCACCGGCCTGGGACTTGCCATCGTGCGTCGCATCGTTGAGGCGCATCGCGGGCGGGTCGAGATCAAATCGCGTCGCGGTCGTGGCACGACGATCGGCATCGCGCTGCCGCTCTGACGGAATCCGCCAGTTTTTTGTGGCTTTGCGCGGACGGTTTACTATAACCCCGCCATGTCGTTCACTGATTTCCCCGAACAACAGCAGGTTGTTCAACTGCTGCAACGAAGCCTCGCGCGGGACCGGTTGGCGCACGCGTATCTTTTTACCGGCGGTGACCTGGCGGAATTGGAAGCAATGGCTCGGGCGCTGGCCAAGACCCTGAATTGCGAGCAGCCGCGAAGAAGCGAGTCTGGCAGTGCCATCGACAATTGCGACCGGTGCCCAAGCTGCCGGCACATTGACGAGATGCTTCATCCCGACGTTCATTGGGCGCGCCCGGAGTCGAAGCTGCGCGTCGTTACCATCGACCAGGTGCGGGATCTGATGGCAGAAGTGCATCTCAAGCCAACGGAAGCCGTGTTCAAAGTGGCCGTGATCGTTGGCGCTGACCGGTTGAACGTACAGGCAGCCAACGCGTTTTTGAAAACGTTGGAGGAACCGCCGCCCCGGTCGGTCCTCATTCTTCTTTCAACGGAACCCCAACGGGTGTTGGAAACAATCAGGTCCCGGTGTTTGAGGCTGAATTTTGCCGGTGCTGTCGGGCCACATTGCGATGAAGCACAACTTGCCTGGCTTGCGGAGTTCGGCGACGCGATGGCGACCGGATCGAAAGGTGTGTTGGGCCGATACCACCTGCTCGGAAATCTGATGTCACGTCTCGCCCAAACGAAGGCGGGGATCGAAAAGGCGCTTGCCGTATGCTCGCCGTTGGAGCGCTATGAGGATGTTGACCCTCCGCTGCGCGAGAAATGGGAAGAACAACTGTCGGCTGCCGTAGAGGCCGAATATCGAAGACAGCGCATGGACCTGATTGGCACGATACAGTGGTGGTTCCGTGATGTCTGGCTAAAAACCCTGGCATTGCCCGCTGGAATGCTGGGATTCGCGAAGTTGACGAATACAACTGCGGCTTTGGCCAGGAGAATCTCTTCGAGGGATGCTCTGGAAAATCTCCAAATGCTGGAGCAAACGCAGCGGCTGCTGGCCAGCAATGTTCAAGAAGCCCTCGCGTTGGAAGTGGTCCTGTTGAAACTGAGACTATGAACGTGATCCGCGGCGTTGCAGTATACTTCGAGCCGTCACGCAAAAAAATGGCCTAGTCAGGGCATAAGCTCAATTCTCCGATGCCGACAGGACTTTCAGAACACTGGTCAGGCAAGCCGGCGTGGCCGGGAGTTTTTGCCGGCTTATTGGGCGCATGGTTGGGACTGTCGCTTCTGAAATTCGGCAATCCGATCATCCTGGACCGACTGGTTGAACCGCCAAAAGGTTTTTGGGAATACGTCTTTGCTCCATGGCCGGTTGGGTGGGGTTACTGGATGTTGGCAGTTCTGACGCTGGGCGCAGCACCGCTGGTCCGGTTCAAGACCACGGCACCTCGGTGGCTGTCGGTCCTTCCGGTGATCTGGTTCCTGTGGCAACTCGCTTCCGCCGCCCGGACTGTTGAACCTCGCCTGACACAGGCGACGCTTTTTCACTTCGCCGCCTGCGTGGTCTGCTATTATCTCGGTTTGTTTGCATTAAGTCGCGTCCGACGGTTGAACTGGTTTTGGTTGTTCGTTCTTTTGGGATTTGCGTGGGTCCTTTGGATGGGGTTTGGGCAGCATTTCGGAGGACTGGAATCGACACGAGAAATGATTCGTCAGCAACCTGGCTGGCAAGAACTCCCGACAGAATATCTAAGGCGCATCGCCAGCGATCGCATATTCTCGACTCTGGTCTATCCCAACGCCCTTGCCGGCGCAATTCTGCTCTTCCTGCCGGTAATGCTGACAGTGCTTTTCGAAATGACCAGGCCACTCAACAACGTTATACGCGGCGTCCTGGTGGGTCTCCTGGCTTATGCCGGTTGCGCCTGTCTATACTGGTCGGGATCGAAATCGGGTTTGCTGATCACGTTGGCATGCGGCCTGACTCTACTGCTCCGGCTCCCTTTT is part of the Candidatus Angelobacter sp. genome and harbors:
- a CDS encoding GAF domain-containing protein, which gives rise to MNDELAELKVRYERLSLLHQVGNVIHSTLEPREALALILGEAVRLMRASSGSVALFNPTTGFLEIEASHGLPPNASRLKLRLGEGITGWVARSGRPARVGDVLKDPRYIPVRKHVRSELAVPLEVNGELRGVLNVDSDRLNAFGAEDQSLLEELAAQAAKVIHKTWLYEQLRLKARLFESLVNVGQTINSMLNLDDALTAITRQACQLMTGKVASLLLLDDSGEWLDLRASCGAGASYVNKPRLNVAESLLGIVVRRKKPLQVGNVQTSSRYQNVEIARREGLISLLGVPLVFGGQAIGALSVYTGVPHVFSNEEIRILSALADLSAIAIEKARLYERIVDVEEQMRQNEKLSALGLLAAEVAHEIRNPLTVMKMLYHSLDLKFPRGDPRAKDAAIMGEKMEHLNRIVEHILDFARTAEPEPMPVNLNELIEELGLLTRHKLTQQHIRLLHRLEPNLPPAMADAAQLEQAFLNLILNAVEAMPRGGRLTIVSRALRPAGTDTGPTRVIVEFKDTGHGMTKEQRERAFDSVLNTTKRKGTGLGLAIVRRIVEAHRGRVEIKSRRGRGTTIGIALPL